In a single window of the Ruminococcus albus 7 = DSM 20455 genome:
- a CDS encoding substrate-binding domain-containing protein has translation MSKKTIIGIVAPVLSRVYVQDILRGAISQLRHCGCDALIIAPLIQFENNVQAHAKAEREIFRMIGAKDIDAFLYLKDDTTMGAAVISDIEHRLLETQKYVMTVDESTHTVFDSTQYDDYDEFGKVVEHLIEVHGYRRIYCLTGWKDSFQAQTRLRAWKDRMTQHGLYFDDTYFEYGTFWYDSVTPYAEKLLSGELQMPEAIVCGNDVMAVALIKTLISRGVRVPDDVAVTGYDGYPFTANVDVTLTTYVRNNFQLGADAVRRLHRNLTGLLCSSVESQKSGFLIGSSCGCTNIPTKQLSVDPCVTIPRMWSEYTFGINMAPALEQAKNVSDFLACALYHSKEIYHMQRVGIYLRGHSGEYVFAATCNADGTPQIHRCDMSLDSASAFLSGKDDPEIVFVSPLHLNEKQFGVISVSFGENYRVYDAGWLNYVTVLTQALDRLYSECSDELNSTSETEQGHRRSALNEKLIMLRKKLRETSAEQWTVDALCKESGLSKSTLQKHYKQLFGKSMFEDLIDFRVEEAKRLLSETDHPLSEITVMCGYSTESYFMKQFKRITHQTPSEYRRLHRTKK, from the coding sequence GTGAGTAAAAAAACTATTATCGGGATAGTTGCACCTGTGCTTTCAAGAGTATATGTTCAGGATATTTTGCGCGGTGCGATCAGTCAGCTAAGACACTGCGGCTGTGATGCGCTCATTATTGCGCCGCTGATACAATTTGAAAATAATGTTCAGGCGCATGCAAAGGCTGAACGTGAAATATTCCGTATGATCGGTGCAAAAGATATTGATGCCTTTCTTTATCTGAAAGATGATACGACTATGGGTGCTGCCGTTATATCAGATATAGAACATCGGCTGCTGGAAACGCAGAAATATGTCATGACAGTTGACGAGAGCACACACACTGTTTTTGACAGCACGCAGTATGATGATTATGATGAGTTTGGCAAAGTCGTCGAACATCTTATAGAGGTTCACGGATACAGGCGAATATATTGTCTGACAGGTTGGAAGGACAGCTTTCAGGCACAGACAAGACTGCGAGCATGGAAAGACCGCATGACTCAGCATGGACTTTATTTCGATGATACCTATTTTGAATACGGCACATTCTGGTATGATTCTGTCACGCCTTATGCCGAAAAGCTGCTTTCAGGTGAATTACAGATGCCTGAAGCTATAGTCTGCGGCAATGATGTTATGGCTGTTGCACTTATCAAGACCCTCATCTCAAGAGGTGTACGTGTACCTGACGATGTTGCGGTGACAGGATATGACGGGTACCCATTTACTGCAAATGTTGATGTAACGCTGACGACATATGTGCGAAATAATTTTCAGTTGGGTGCAGATGCGGTACGCCGACTTCATCGCAATTTGACAGGGCTTTTATGCAGTTCTGTGGAAAGTCAGAAAAGCGGATTTTTGATAGGAAGTTCTTGTGGCTGCACCAATATTCCGACAAAACAGCTGTCTGTTGACCCTTGTGTAACGATCCCGCGAATGTGGTCGGAATACACGTTCGGCATCAATATGGCTCCTGCTCTCGAACAGGCAAAAAATGTTTCGGATTTTCTGGCGTGTGCGCTGTATCATAGCAAAGAAATCTACCATATGCAAAGGGTAGGGATATATCTTCGCGGACATTCGGGAGAATATGTATTTGCTGCTACCTGCAATGCTGACGGGACTCCGCAGATACACCGCTGTGATATGTCTTTAGATAGCGCATCAGCATTCCTTTCAGGTAAAGACGATCCTGAAATCGTGTTTGTTTCTCCGCTGCATCTGAATGAAAAGCAGTTCGGGGTCATATCTGTATCATTTGGTGAGAATTACCGTGTTTACGATGCAGGCTGGCTTAACTATGTTACTGTGTTGACGCAGGCACTTGACAGGCTTTATTCCGAATGTTCTGATGAACTGAACAGTACTTCCGAAACTGAACAGGGGCACAGGCGTTCGGCGCTGAATGAAAAGCTGATCATGCTGCGTAAAAAGCTGCGCGAAACATCTGCCGAACAATGGACGGTCGATGCACTTTGTAAAGAGAGCGGGCTGTCAAAAAGCACTTTGCAAAAACATTATAAGCAGCTGTTCGGAAAAAGCATGTTTGAAGACCTGATAGATTTTCGCGTAGAAGAGGCAAAGCGCCTTCTTTCCGAAACGGATCACCCGCTTTCAGAGATAACTGTTATGTGCGGATATTCTACAGAAAGCTATTTCATGAAGCAGTTCAAGCGCATCACCCATCAAACGCCATCGGAATACCGTCGGCTTCACCGAACGAAAAAATAA
- a CDS encoding fibronectin type III domain-containing protein: MQKKKIIAVLAAAALYLTPLTSHIRPLASVSVSASAETISDIPQDYLTACDWVWKNRIETERSCEAWSTIYDQIIAGNGTLQYILIWQSYEPITLAQRQKLPQMLEEAINKWNDCLVGYDDWPIDHVNVKVVGYAVLDESCILDRQPDEKVYTQTTTSWLHDDMVSSGMGNSSVPTIQPAEPTDLSRYVHWNNKKWNYNGSYDNRYDMYLHGIKGMINMGGYGYHYGQILSDQSVLGLIDGTTTQHILLHEMGHGFGFPDYYGGEGESDGFPPGGFPGGKGSIMMAGSCSYINTFDKYFARYTWSKLKNEAGRFDLKNVQPAASTAEFTDKITAINIQQNGYSAITFENNGTYRFPVSGYFDSTDKDLSFYEVGDTVSISFTYDKSDMLIKNIDHIQLISYDPIKGTLISKVSVIDTDYYNSWGIDTYLQKGDVLFGDRTADRCAVTELPDSLIGAEAVLTPCDAKSSSKEQAAVTANKDITLYVGLDSRVTNVPSWLGSFTKTSQTVKTSNNVTFLLYSKKVNAGESVKLGANGQSAGCMNYIVLASAAANTSISDIYPEITDVAYSEQYHQIRFTWKPVDGASNYGIAVYLAGKWRIQTQNISASATSYTTPKNLTAGKTYKVAIAARVNGKWDTANAIKNAVTVTIK, encoded by the coding sequence ATGCAGAAAAAGAAGATCATAGCTGTGCTGGCAGCGGCAGCACTTTATCTGACGCCGTTGACTTCACATATCCGACCGCTTGCATCAGTTTCCGTATCGGCATCTGCGGAAACGATCTCAGATATCCCGCAGGATTATCTTACTGCCTGCGACTGGGTCTGGAAGAATCGTATCGAAACGGAGCGTTCATGTGAAGCATGGTCTACCATCTACGATCAGATCATCGCAGGCAACGGCACACTGCAATACATACTGATATGGCAGTCCTACGAACCGATCACGCTGGCACAAAGACAAAAGCTGCCGCAAATGCTTGAAGAAGCTATAAACAAGTGGAATGACTGCCTTGTGGGCTATGATGACTGGCCGATCGACCACGTTAATGTCAAGGTCGTTGGGTATGCTGTACTCGATGAAAGCTGTATCCTTGACCGTCAGCCGGACGAAAAGGTCTACACACAGACCACGACTTCATGGCTGCATGATGACATGGTATCAAGCGGCATGGGTAATTCAAGCGTCCCGACTATCCAGCCCGCCGAACCTACCGATCTTTCGCGCTATGTACACTGGAACAATAAAAAATGGAACTACAACGGCAGCTACGATAACCGCTATGATATGTACCTTCATGGCATCAAAGGCATGATAAATATGGGCGGCTACGGTTATCACTACGGACAGATACTTTCAGATCAGTCTGTGCTGGGACTTATTGACGGCACGACCACCCAGCATATCCTGCTGCACGAAATGGGACACGGCTTTGGTTTTCCAGATTATTACGGCGGTGAGGGCGAATCTGACGGCTTTCCTCCCGGAGGTTTTCCCGGCGGAAAAGGTTCGATAATGATGGCAGGTTCGTGCAGTTATATCAATACTTTCGACAAATACTTTGCACGCTACACATGGAGCAAGCTAAAAAATGAAGCAGGCAGATTTGACTTGAAAAATGTTCAGCCTGCCGCATCAACAGCTGAATTTACCGACAAGATAACAGCCATCAATATACAGCAGAACGGCTATTCTGCCATAACCTTTGAGAACAACGGCACATACCGTTTCCCTGTCAGCGGCTACTTTGACAGCACTGACAAAGACCTTTCGTTCTATGAGGTCGGAGATACAGTTTCTATCAGCTTCACATACGATAAGTCTGATATGCTGATAAAAAACATCGATCATATACAGCTTATCAGCTATGACCCGATAAAAGGCACTCTTATCAGCAAAGTCAGTGTCATTGATACCGACTATTATAACTCATGGGGCATCGACACATATCTGCAAAAAGGCGATGTGCTGTTCGGTGACAGAACTGCTGACAGATGCGCTGTCACAGAACTGCCCGACTCACTAATTGGCGCGGAAGCTGTACTTACTCCCTGTGATGCAAAATCATCTTCAAAAGAGCAGGCTGCTGTTACTGCAAATAAAGATATTACCCTTTATGTGGGACTTGACAGCCGTGTGACAAATGTACCGTCATGGCTTGGCAGCTTCACAAAAACAAGCCAGACAGTAAAAACAAGCAACAATGTTACATTTCTTCTTTATTCTAAAAAAGTAAATGCAGGCGAGAGCGTTAAACTCGGCGCAAACGGGCAGTCCGCAGGCTGCATGAATTACATCGTGCTTGCATCAGCTGCCGCGAACACCTCAATTTCTGATATTTATCCCGAAATAACCGATGTTGCGTACAGCGAACAATATCATCAGATCAGATTTACATGGAAGCCCGTTGACGGCGCTTCAAACTACGGTATTGCAGTATATCTTGCAGGCAAGTGGCGCATACAGACACAGAACATATCTGCATCGGCAACAAGCTACACCACCCCAAAAAATCTCACGGCGGGCAAGACCTACAAGGTAGCAATCGCTGCAAGAGTTAACGGCAAATGGGATACTGCTAATGCTATCAAAAATGCTGTGACTGTTACAATAAAGTGA
- the tnpA gene encoding IS66 family insertion sequence element accessory protein TnpA yields the protein MQSNTTSITTIKQEVRLQEWAAQIEAQQASGLTVREWCAENGIKPNTYYNRLRKVREQYIENSPTIIPVSVPCSNENIRIEKNGLQISLPADKSADTLTALVHELC from the coding sequence ATGCAGTCAAATACGACAAGCATCACAACAATAAAGCAGGAAGTACGTCTGCAAGAATGGGCAGCACAGATCGAGGCGCAGCAGGCGAGCGGATTGACGGTCAGAGAATGGTGCGCAGAAAATGGGATCAAGCCTAACACGTATTACAACCGCTTAAGAAAAGTCCGTGAACAGTATATCGAGAATTCTCCGACCATCATTCCTGTATCAGTTCCTTGTTCAAACGAAAATATCCGCATCGAGAAAAACGGACTTCAAATATCTCTTCCGGCAGATAAATCTGCGGATACTCTGACCGCTTTGGTGCATGAGCTATGCTGA
- the tnpB gene encoding IS66 family insertion sequence element accessory protein TnpB (TnpB, as the term is used for proteins encoded by IS66 family insertion elements, is considered an accessory protein, since TnpC, encoded by a neighboring gene, is a DDE family transposase.), translating to MLNDLAADAQVYLVTGYTDLRRGIDGLAAIVQAQLRLDPFSKALFLFCGRRCDRIKGLLWEGLSAGFCYPNIFVEQGLMLMIKPCSFKKICG from the coding sequence ATGCTGAATGATCTGGCAGCGGACGCACAGGTCTATCTTGTTACGGGATACACCGACCTTCGGCGCGGGATAGACGGTCTTGCAGCTATCGTTCAGGCTCAGCTTCGACTTGACCCGTTCTCGAAAGCATTGTTTTTGTTCTGCGGAAGACGCTGTGACAGGATCAAAGGTCTGTTGTGGGAGGGCTTATCCGCAGGTTTTTGTTATCCGAACATTTTTGTGGAACAAGGCTTGATGCTGATGATCAAGCCTTGTTCCTTCAAAAAAATATGCGGATAA
- a CDS encoding tyrosine-type recombinase/integrase — translation MKKYADIVRKDHPDLPNPVYPHMLRRTRRTYLYRDGVAIETIAVAMGHSSIQTTKDHYAFPSLEQKRKAMEIGNPVISSGNEVPEWPDDEDEFARLCGLR, via the coding sequence GTGAAAAAATATGCGGACATTGTCCGAAAGGATCATCCAGACCTGCCCAATCCAGTTTATCCCCATATGCTTCGAAGAACACGGAGAACATACCTTTATCGTGATGGAGTGGCAATAGAGACGATTGCTGTGGCAATGGGACATTCGAGCATCCAGACCACGAAGGACCATTACGCATTTCCATCTTTGGAACAAAAACGCAAGGCCATGGAAATAGGGAACCCTGTAATATCTTCTGGCAATGAGGTACCAGAATGGCCCGATGACGAGGATGAATTTGCACGGCTTTGCGGCTTGAGGTAA